The proteins below come from a single Deinococcus budaensis genomic window:
- a CDS encoding YbaN family protein encodes MTPSPPPPPVIRPLWVALGFVLTGLGFVGLILPGLPGTVWFVLAAGAFARGNPKWEAWLLSRPVVGGLVRDFREGRGMPLRAKWLACTCIALAVAWSLTRIPVLAGQVAWVLVALAGILYITLWIPTRRP; translated from the coding sequence ATGACTCCGTCTCCGCCGCCCCCTCCCGTGATTCGCCCGCTGTGGGTGGCGCTGGGCTTCGTGCTGACCGGGCTGGGGTTCGTGGGGCTGATCCTGCCGGGGTTGCCGGGCACGGTGTGGTTCGTGCTGGCGGCGGGCGCTTTTGCGCGTGGCAACCCGAAGTGGGAGGCCTGGCTGCTCTCGCGCCCGGTGGTGGGCGGGCTGGTGCGCGACTTCCGCGAGGGCCGGGGGATGCCGCTGCGGGCCAAGTGGCTCGCCTGCACCTGCATCGCGCTGGCGGTGGCCTGGAGCCTCACGCGCATTCCGGTGCTGGCCGGACAGGTCGCCTGGGTGCTGGTGGCGCTGGCGGGTATCCTCTACATCACGCTGTGGATTCCGACACGCCGCCCCTGA
- a CDS encoding alpha/beta hydrolase produces MDSDTPPLTPEMPIPQTPTPEPRRPLLLVFLALGLGAVVTRVRIRRSEGRYPPHGRVLDLADGPTHVIEGGTPGAPPAVLIHGSDGVALDWPVSPLWDELAPEARLIAPDRPGHGHTPARPGSPVTVEVNVRRLRQLLDALDLPGPVTLLGHSYGAAVALAFAAAYPERVRALVLVSPTAFPARGLTRPLAYVPLIPVLETLLTRVLLLPLGRMVAWLEGGRAFHPAPIPPEWHAMMLAFSRRRGQVHALAWENRTLARELARLLPAYPGLRVPSVVVAGAHDRLAPAGAHALPLARTLPRAALRWLPDGGHQLHWTHPAEVVQAVRDAQEMCQAEADLPLAPRARR; encoded by the coding sequence GTGGATTCCGACACGCCGCCCCTGACCCCTGAGATGCCCATCCCCCAGACGCCCACCCCCGAGCCGCGCAGGCCGCTGCTGCTGGTGTTCCTCGCCCTGGGCCTGGGGGCAGTGGTGACCCGGGTCCGTATCCGCCGCAGCGAGGGGCGCTACCCGCCGCACGGGCGGGTGCTCGACCTCGCCGACGGGCCGACCCACGTCATCGAGGGCGGCACCCCGGGCGCCCCCCCGGCCGTGCTGATTCACGGCAGCGACGGGGTGGCGCTGGACTGGCCGGTCTCGCCGCTGTGGGACGAGCTGGCCCCCGAGGCCCGGTTGATCGCGCCCGACCGCCCCGGCCACGGCCACACGCCCGCGCGCCCCGGCTCGCCCGTCACGGTCGAGGTCAACGTGCGGCGGCTGCGGCAACTGCTCGACGCGCTGGACCTGCCCGGCCCGGTCACGTTGCTGGGGCATTCCTACGGGGCGGCGGTCGCGCTGGCTTTTGCCGCCGCGTATCCGGAGCGGGTCCGGGCGCTGGTGCTGGTGTCGCCCACCGCCTTTCCGGCGCGCGGCCTGACCCGCCCGCTGGCCTACGTGCCATTGATCCCGGTGCTGGAGACGCTGCTCACGCGGGTGCTGCTGCTCCCGCTGGGCCGGATGGTCGCGTGGCTGGAGGGCGGGCGGGCCTTTCACCCCGCGCCTATCCCCCCGGAGTGGCACGCGATGATGCTGGCCTTCTCGCGCCGCCGGGGGCAGGTTCACGCGCTCGCCTGGGAAAACCGCACCCTGGCCCGCGAACTCGCCCGCCTGCTGCCCGCCTATCCGGGGCTGCGGGTGCCCAGCGTGGTCGTGGCAGGCGCCCACGACCGCCTCGCGCCCGCCGGGGCACACGCGCTGCCGCTGGCGCGGACGCTGCCGCGCGCGGCGCTGCGCTGGCTGCCGGACGGCGGCCACCAGCTGCACTGGACCCATCCCGCCGAGGTCGTGCAGGCGGTGCGCGACGCGCAGGAAATGTGCCAGGCCGAGGCGGACCTTCCACTTGCCCCCCGTGCCCGCCGCTAG